Proteins from a genomic interval of bacterium:
- a CDS encoding polysaccharide pyruvyl transferase family protein — MNRVSIPSYLKSLAAKPLYYMPNGGNAGDALIAQATYQMLGDHQIEYEIVSPRDDLTDQVVAYGGGGNFT; from the coding sequence GTGAATCGCGTCTCTATTCCATCCTATCTGAAGTCCTTGGCTGCCAAGCCACTCTACTACATGCCCAACGGTGGCAACGCCGGAGATGCGCTCATCGCCCAGGCGACCTACCAGATGCTTGGGGATCATCAAATCGAGTACGAGATCGTCTCGCCGAGAGACGACTTGACCGATCAGGTCGTCGCTTATGGCGGTGGTGGCAATTTTAC